One genomic region from Labeo rohita strain BAU-BD-2019 chromosome 7, IGBB_LRoh.1.0, whole genome shotgun sequence encodes:
- the harbi2 gene encoding putative nuclease HARBI1, giving the protein MASPYLENPVDIGAQIVQRALHRERVIRDKQNPLAFSDEHLYERYRFSSEGMLYLCRLLEPHIKNPTRRSHATTVPQMICIALRFFASGTYLYEVGDAEKLSKNTVCRTIRRVVIALQRYINTFIVFPGHLPTVAIKEGFSKIAGFPRVIGAIDCTHIPISTPTKQIEADYLNRKATHSINVQMTCDHQCMVTSLDARWPGSMHDTQIFEKSFLCQRFQEGLFDGLLVGDQTYACQSFLMTPYPGPETKPQHDFNMALSQTRLKIDTTFAILKARFNCLRDLRVSPERASQIVGACVILHNIATIRKERVPNEYDLPPDDIDPFTQDHPAGRAVRDAITAEYFT; this is encoded by the exons ATGGCTTCGCCGTATTTGGAGAATCCTGTAGACATCGGAGCCCAAATTGTACAAAGGGCTTTACACAGGGAAAGAGTTATTAGAGATAAACAAAACCCACTGGCATTTTCTGATGAGCACTTGTATGAGAGATACAGATTTTCATCGGAGGGAATGTTATATCTTTGTCGTCTTCTTGAGCCCCACATTAAAAACCCGACGCGGCGAAGCCACGCGACCACTGTCCCGCAAATGATTTGTATTGCTCTGCGCTTTTTTGCAAGTGGCACATACCTGTATGAGGTGGGCGATGCCGAGAAGCTCAGCAAAAACACAGTGTGCCGAACAATTCGTAGGGTGGTTATCGCACTCCAGAGATACATAAACACGTTCATTGTGTTCCCTGGACATTTACCCACTGTGGCCATAAAAGAGGGCTTCTCTAAAATAGCTG GATTCCCAAGAGTTATTGGAGCAATAGACTGCACACACATTCCAATCTCTACACCAACAAAACAAATTGAGGCTGATTATCTTAACAGAAAAGCTACTCATAGCATCAATGTTCAG ATGACTTGTGACCATCAGTGTATGGTCACTAGTCTGGATGCCAGATGGCCTGGTTCTATGCACGACACCCAAATTTTCGAGAAGTCGTTCTTATGTCAGCGCTTTCAAGAAG GGCTGTTTGATGGTCTGTTGGTGGGAGACCAAACTTACGCATGCCAGAGCTTTTTGATGACTCCCTACCCTGGTCCGGAGACAAAACCACAACATGACTTTAACATGGCCCTTAGTCAAACCAGACTGAAGATAGACACGActtttgccattttaaaggcACGGTTTAACTGTCTTCGTGACTTAAGAGTGTCACCAGAGCGGGCATCTCAGATTGTAGGTGCATGTGTTATCCTCCACAACATAGCCACAATAAGGAAGGAGCGGGTGCCAAATGAATATGATCTTCCACCTGATGATATCGACCCCTTCACTCAGGACCATCCAGCAGGCAGAGCTGTCAGAGATGCCATTACAGCAGAATATTTCACTTAG